The Musa acuminata AAA Group cultivar baxijiao chromosome BXJ2-2, Cavendish_Baxijiao_AAA, whole genome shotgun sequence genome has a segment encoding these proteins:
- the LOC103976103 gene encoding very-long-chain aldehyde decarbonylase GL1-9 isoform X2, whose product MAMLVMDTWQYFVHRYMHHNKFLYRHIHSQHHRLVVPYAVGALYNHPLEGLLLDTFGGAMSFLITGMTPRTAVFFFCFAVIKTIDDHCGLWLPGNIFHMFFQNNTAYHDIHHQLQGSKYNYSQPFFSVWDRMLGTYMPYSLVTRRQGGLEARPLKD is encoded by the coding sequence ATGGCAATGTTAGTAATGGATACATGGCAGTATTTTGTGCACCGATACATGCACCACAACAAGTTCCTGTACCGTCATATTCACTCCCAGCATCACCGCCTGGTTGTTCCTTATGCAGTTGGAGCACTCTACAACCACCCATTGGAGGGTCTCCTCCTTGACACCTTTGGTGGCGCCATGTCATTCCTGATCACAGGGATGACACCACGTACTGCTGTGTTCTTTTTCTGCTTTGCTGTAATCAAGACTATAGATGATCACTGTGGCCTTTGGTTGCCCGGTAATATCTTCCACATGTTCTTTCAGAACAACACAGCCTATCACGACATCCACCATCAGCTACAAGGATCTAAATACAACTACTCGCAGCCATTCTTCTCAGTTTGGGACAGGATGCTTGGGACATACATGCCGTACAGCTTAGTCACTCGTCGACAAGGTGGGTTAGAAGCAAGACCTTTGAAAGACTAA